Proteins encoded within one genomic window of Rubripirellula tenax:
- the flgG gene encoding flagellar basal-body rod protein FlgG codes for MSVQTLYTAATGMEAMETKLDVIANNLANINTTGFKKDRANFEDLLYRTEVYPGVQDASQTPTAVGTQVGLGVRVTSTQTDHSQGTLQQTGRELDIAIQGKGFLRVLDPSSQQTMYTRAGNLDINANGQLVIGSAQIGRLVDPPITIPQDATAIQINANGEVMTRVPGQVELANQGQLQLAQFINPDGLLKVGENMYLQTDASGQEQLANPGDQGLGTLRQGNLEASNVQPVQELIDLITTQRAFELNSQAVQAGDQLMQTITNLKRY; via the coding sequence ATGAGTGTTCAAACTCTATACACAGCCGCCACCGGCATGGAGGCGATGGAAACCAAGTTGGACGTGATCGCCAACAACTTGGCCAACATCAACACAACCGGTTTCAAAAAAGACCGCGCCAACTTTGAAGACCTACTATACCGAACAGAAGTCTACCCCGGTGTTCAAGACGCCAGCCAAACGCCAACGGCGGTCGGCACGCAAGTCGGGCTGGGTGTGCGGGTTACTAGCACGCAGACCGACCACAGCCAAGGCACACTGCAGCAAACCGGCCGCGAACTCGATATCGCGATCCAAGGCAAGGGATTCCTTCGCGTGCTCGATCCGTCTAGCCAGCAAACGATGTACACCCGCGCGGGAAACTTGGACATCAACGCGAACGGCCAACTCGTCATCGGTTCGGCTCAAATCGGGCGACTGGTTGATCCGCCGATCACGATCCCGCAAGACGCGACTGCGATACAAATCAATGCCAACGGCGAAGTCATGACGCGCGTGCCCGGACAAGTCGAACTGGCGAACCAAGGTCAGCTACAACTCGCACAATTCATCAACCCGGACGGTTTGTTGAAGGTCGGCGAAAACATGTACTTGCAAACCGACGCATCGGGGCAGGAACAACTGGCAAACCCCGGCGACCAGGGACTGGGAACGCTTCGCCAAGGCAACTTGGAAGCTTCCAACGTCCAACCCGTTCAAGAACTGATCGACTTGATCACCACCCAACGGGCGTTTGAGCTGAACAGCCAAGCCGTTCAAGCCGGCGACCAATTGATGCAGACCATCACCAACCTGAAACGCTACTAA